A single region of the Camelus ferus isolate YT-003-E chromosome 2, BCGSAC_Cfer_1.0, whole genome shotgun sequence genome encodes:
- the NAA11 gene encoding LOW QUALITY PROTEIN: N-alpha-acetyltransferase 11 (The sequence of the model RefSeq protein was modified relative to this genomic sequence to represent the inferred CDS: deleted 1 base in 1 codon) produces MNIRNARPDDLMNMQHCNLLCLPENYQMKYYFYHGLSWPQLSYIAEAEDGKMVGYVLAKMEEDPDDVPHGHITSLAVKRSHRRLGLAQKLMDQASRAMIENFSAKYVSLHVRKSNRAALHLYSNTLNFQISEVEPKYYADGEDAYAMKRDLSQMADELRRQLELKGKGRYLVPGSGENQETQGSILPGSKEACWEEKNAAADDSGTDSKEPSESTESTYVQDSSEDSDSTS; encoded by the exons ATGAACATCCGCAATGCTCGGCCAGACGACCTGATGAACATGCAACACTGCAACCTCCTCTGCCTTCCCGAGAACTACCAGATGAAATACTATTTCTACCATGGCCTTTCCTGGCCCCAGCTCTCCTACATCGCTGAGGCCGAGGACGGGAAGATGGTGGGTTACGTCCTGGCCAAAATGGAGGAGGACCCAGATGACGTCCCCCACGGACATATCACCTCGCTTGCCGTGAAGCGTTCACACCGGCGCCTCGGCCTGGCCCAAAAGCTGATGGACCAGGCCTCCCGGGCCATGATAGAGAACTTTAGTGCCAAGTACGTGTCCCTGCATGTCAGGAAGAGTAACCGGGCAGCCCTGCACCTCTATTCCAACACCCTCAACTTTCAGATTAGTGAGGTGGAACCCAAATATTACGCAGATGGAGAAGATGCTTACGCTATGAAGCGGGATCTCTCGCAAATGGCAGATGAGCTGAGGAGGCAGCTGGAGCTGAAGGGGAAGGGCAGGTACTTGGTGCCGGGCTCC GGAGAGAACCAGGAGACCCAGGGCAGCATACTTCCTGGTTCCAAAGAGGCCTGTTGGGAGGAGAAGAACGCGGCTGCTGACGACAGTGGCACTGACAGCAAGGAACCCAGTGAGTCCACGGAAAGCACGTACGTCCAGGACAGCTCAGAAGACTCAGATTCCACCTCCTAG